The following nucleotide sequence is from Aptenodytes patagonicus chromosome 6, bAptPat1.pri.cur, whole genome shotgun sequence.
GGGTGTGGGTGTTACGCGACCAAGTTTGAGCtgcggcacaggctcgttcttagACCTGGCTCAGTTAAAAGCAAGTGCAAAGCTCTGAGCTTTGGTGCATGTGCAAAAGGTTTCTTACTATGTGGCTTTACTTTATATCTGCAGTTTAATATGATCATTGCCATCTCTTCCCCACTCCTATGTTTTCTAACACTAGTGATGTATATAGTATGAATGTCCTCTGCTAAATTTTCCTTCTAGAAGGAGCTAGTCTGTACAGCTTGATATTTATAATTCATTGTCTTCTTCCATTCTGAACAGATTGGTTCTAAAACTTAATTATATAAATaacatggatttttattttggcTATATATCTTTATATCTGTTTTATATCTAATTCTTCACGTAGAGTGAAATCAGACACTGTGGATATACTGGTCTGACCTCACAGCtgtctgctttgagcaggaggttggattagatgatctccTGTGGTCCCTTCTACCCTGAGTTATCCTATGATATTacctatttttatattattaaatagaaaatatttcctgggaTTAAACAACAGCTGGTCTTAAAATAAATGGTCAATAAAATCAAGATCCTCTTCCTACATCTTAGGTGGCCCACAAGTCCAACTGCTGGAGTACATCAGCTGCAGCgaagacattaaaaagaaggaaacattGAAAATGACAATACAAAACACAAACTAACTGTCACCAGTGTGGAATTTTGGCAAAAATAtgtgaaatggaaataatatCTGCCATGAGAAATCTCAGAAGATGTTGCTTTTACATACTGCCTGGATCTGTAAGTGCTGCAAACCTGTATAATAGGTAGTGCTGTGAAAGACAGTTTTCAAAAGCTTTGGGATTTATAATCCTGAGTCTCAAAACGGTTTCAGAGATTTCAACACACAGTTTGTAAAGGCAAATATTACCTGCTGCTGATTCTGTTATAGCTGAGACAACCACCTTTCAGCTGGACACAAGGTTACCTGTGCCAGGTCTGCCTTTGGGGGTACTTTaaaaggcagagcccagctcaaCCCTTGACAAACCAGCTGTGCATGCAAAGAGTGGAAAGGTGCTGAGTGTGGCCAAGGAAGGTGCCAGCTCCAGGGCTCGTCCTCCTCTTTGGGAAGGAAGCGAGCGCTCAGGGCATTGTTTGCTTAGTCAGGGCATGCAAATATTTCTAGTTTCTTGTTCTGCCTTTCCAAATCCTTCTCATTTGTGGGAACCGAAAGCAGGTTTTGGGttgggctgcaggagctgggtccaGAGGGGAAATGCAGGGCACCGAGCCTGCGCCCAGCTGAGCCTGGCCCTGCTCACCCCATGGCCCTCAGACTCTGCACtggagcagcagtgcttgccccTGCATCCCTGTTAGCAGCTTGATGCTACCGCTTCATGGGAAATTGTTGACGTGACTTTTCAGTATTCTTCTTGCGGTTTAATTGCATAGAAACAAAAAAGAGCTTAACAGCTGCCAGCCTGTTCCTGCTTAAGTTAGAGCTATTACAGTCCTTCAGAATTTCACCTAAATGAATTGATAACCAGTTTTCTTATTAGCTAAcctctgtcttttaaaatttcatatgcCATGATATGATCAGTACACATACTAGAGAAATAATAGCATCACCATTATAAAAAACAGTTGATATAATGTATGGGAGTTCTATTAAGTAGTGCTGGGCTCTCAGATGCCAGGCACTAGTTTCTAACTTTGCACCTTTTTTATGATggatatatagtatatattaatAGAAAGAGCATATATTTAGAGATGATGATTACTTGCTGGGTACCAAGCCGACGGGGAATAGCTGTGTGGGTAAATGTGACACTGGTGTGTACACAGGGAGGTATCCTTAGTGACTCAATGCACTTAATAAGGAGCAGATGACCCTGCTCCCCTCCATGGacacagcaaaacaaataatTGAACATATTAATCCATAAGAACTGTCACTACACATTGCTTACAAAGAAAAATCATCTCCTGGCCATCGATCTCCCGGACATGGGATACCACGTGCTGTACAGATGCATCtctggtggggagagggcagcggCATCCGACGTGCCCGCAGCTCCAGCCCTGTCACAGGGCTTGGACTGGCCTCATCCCAGCCTGAGCAGGACAGCAGAGCCGGACCCTGGCCAGACCCCAGCAGGACCAGGGCAGTGACACCTGGATGTTGTTGGGCCGGCAATGCCTCCTCTTCCAGCCAACGCAGCCTTGAGGAGAACATCTTAACCCAGACCTTCCACATATCAAAGCAACTTGAGCTTCTGTGCTAAAAAACCTAAAAGCAAAATGGTAAGTTTCTTCCTGATTTATATGAAGAGCCCAGAGTCATGTCCCTGGCAGTAACAGAATTGCTGCCGATGTGTGCTGATGGGAAAACCAGACCTTGCTTTGCTAACACTGTGACAGGAGTGGTCCTGTCTGTGGCAGGATGGCTGTGCCTGCCTCGGAGCATCCCGTGCCCACCCACGGGCAGGAAGGAGCTGGGGCGAGCATCAGGCAGGGTCAGCTGCGTTCCCCCAACAAGCCTTGCTATCCTGCATGCTCTCTGAAGGGGCAGAGATGTGTTTTCTAGTATCATTGAAAGTAGGCTGTGGCTTACCATTTCAGACTCATACAGGCCTAATTAAATAGATACTTTCAAATTACCAATGCGGATATTCCCAGGGAAGCTGCCTGTCTTCATCTGCCCTTCTGCATACACAGCTGCTGGGGGAGGCTGAGCTGCCAGCACTACGTGAGCTGAGTATTGCACAAGCTATTTACTGGAAAGTGGCTAGCAGGTGACGGtttatttctcttctgccttcaTCCTTCCTGCCCTGCCTTCAGTATGGGGTCTGAATGAACGCCTGGTGGCCCCTTCCCTCCGCTTCCCCTTTCGCAGCCGAGATGTGGGTGCTGAACCAGCGCTTGCACAACTGGGGGTTGCTGCCATCTCTTGCCCAGCACGTACAGCCATCACGTGGAGGAAAAAAGGGATGGCTGGTATAATGAAACTGCCCCATGACGTTAAAAGGTGAAGAAAGTTGTTTCCATACCCTGTGTAGATGATGGCAATCACCAGAAGAGAAACACTACTACCAAGAAGGAAGGGCACGTGGCAAACTGCCCGCAACGGGCACTGCCTCTGATGGGTCTGGGGTGGGGGTACCGGGAGCCACGGTGAGCCTCTTGCCAAGGAGCCGCCTACATAAACCCAGGAACACTGCATGGATTGCAAATTGAACCATGAGTTATTCCAGCATTACAATATTCACCACTTTATTACACTAATCTCATGAATAACTCTGCTAGGTGAACAGGTGACCAGAATGAATTGTGTTGTGGAGCGATAGGCATTGCATTTGGTTTGGCAGATTCCTATATGAGACACACATAAGAAATCAGGCTAAACAGAAAGTGGGTTTGTgttgaaaatgcaaaattctcTTTTCACATTCTTTCTCAAGCCCAAGATGGATAACAGCAGTGAAAGCAAATATAGATAGTCAGATGTAGGAGGTGACAACCACAAATCTCTAATgcggaaaaaaattaaatacaaacagCATGTCCAGGCAGAGTGTATGTGGCCTTTCCACTTCTGCTATGGGATTACGTACatatttaaaaagccaaaacccaCCAACTCCTCTTGTGCCCCACGTAAGCCCATTCACGAGAAAAAGGAGCCACTGAGCTGGTACAGGAAAGCCCCAAATAGCTAcagttttagaaaataaacatttctttgaaaagtcCTGTTCTGTCCACTGCAAAAGGCAAAGGTGAGTCTACTAAAGGTGTTTCAGCTTAATATTTATTGCTGTATGGTGCTTTCCCTGGAAGAAAATTCCTCTTTAATGTGTTAGGCTCCAACTTTAAAAAGGGAATATTCGACCTGCTTTTGGAAATTCTGCTCTTAGCTTCATTTGTATTGGGCTGAACGTGTGCAATGTCACACCCAGCTGAATTATTGCCTCTTGGTGCTATGTACAATGGTCCTTAAAAAACAGGAGGTATTTATAATGGAAACTCAAGCGCAGCCTTACCTGTCCCAGGCCGTGCTGCCATAACACACATGATGGGTCTTTTTTCCACCGAGTGATTTAGTGATTTATGTGTAACGATTTGTTACAAAGcaaacagagggaagaaaataaggaTTTACGCACCTTTCTCTCCAGTCAAAACTTTAGTTAGCACTCCCCGGACAACCCTCTCCCTGCCGGCGCAGcctggctgctgtttccagccccccCAAAGTTGTGCTGTTCCAGCGTGGGAACCGCTGCTGGCTGAGCTGGAGAGCGGTGGCTTCAGCCAGCAGCATTGCTGCGGGGGGACGGGACGAGCCCTCCCATGGCAAACTTCTCGGGGAGCGGTGCAGGAGACACTCGTGTGATGTGACAGCAAAATCCTTCCTGCAGCATCACTGGGATCAGCAGCATCAGCATCATCACCCTGAGCTGAGGGGGATCCCCGCAGGTGCCCCAGGGGTGCCTGGGCGTAGCACCCAGCACGTGTCGTGGCCACCCACCGTGCCAGGGGAACGCTGGCATGGGTATTTGTGCGAGATACTCGCAGAGGAAAGCAGCCACTTTATCCCTCAAATTGAGCCAAATGAGTACTTTTGCTCACAGACTTTTAGGGTCTTACTGTTAACAGGAAAAAGGCAGATAGAGTGGCTTCATGGACATTAAAGAGAATAgcatataaaacaaaacactcaacacaaaggggacttttttttttttttaaacaggacgCACAGTTTATTATCAGACAGGCAGGTATCAGTGAAATATTTAAGGATATTGCAGATGAGCAACACATCAGAAAGCAGAACTAAAGTTGTCTCTGATGAGACACGACCAGCGGTCCTTTCTCCATGCCTTGGGGAGCAGCGAGCCCCTGGGCAGCGCTCACTTTGTGCTTTGCTGCGGGCTCCTCCATTGCCTGCTGGAACTCAGgcagaggagggggctgctcGCACCCAGCCCATGCTGCTGTCCACACTCCGCCTGGCACGCCCCGGTGCTCTCTGCAGGTCCTTCCCGAGCCCAAGCTTGTACAAGCATATTACTTCATCGATCTCTTCACCCTTTATATTTGAAGTCAGGTCAGTCAATTGGAGAGTAAGTTCTGCTGCTGCAATGATTCTGCAGGGATGTTAGGCAGAGAACTGGCTCCTCGATAGCTCCTGTTTCATTATCAGAACTGTTAATGAAGTTCTAACTGTGAGGTCCAAATTCTGCTTCAAGCTATACATTCTGCTCGCACTTATACATAATTACATTAAAGTTAAGTAAATCTATActttgaaaagtgactgtgaaaaTGCCAGTATGGGCTTGCATAGCTGTCCCAGTGATGTACGAAGGCAAATCTCAGTTAAGATCTAAAATGATAGATTTTcgtatttttatttctgcaagctGAATCTAGCTTTAACATCAAAGTGTGAAAGAACCTGTCtctacacacaccccccccctcccacacacacacacacacaccctttgcTGTCTCAGTGCTTCCACAAAACGCTTGTATGACCAGCAGCCAAACATTACAGCTTTCCGCACTCCTCACACTCATCACAAACAAAAATAGTGACGTAGCCACTGCCTCCCTTCTGGCAATGCCAACAAAACGTTCCACCCAGCCATTTGCATACCCTCCTTTTTTGCCACATCCAAGGTGCCAACCCTTGCCAAATCAGCTGGAAATGTGAATTGTCCCAGTTATTTATTCTGAAAGGTAAACCTCCCAGGAGACGCAGAGTTTGCAAACACTTCTACAAAGAAGACTCAACCTTGATCCCCGGATTGTGTAGACCATGTGAACTAGTGCCGCGGCACATTTTATCCAAGCCTAGGTCCAGTCCAGCCTCAAGTTATGGCTCACAAAGAAGTTGTCTGAGAGCAACATATTTTCCCTCTAAGAACTACCATGATGATCTTTTATTTACAATATTAATAGGCCATAGCGTATCCTGCTATGAGAGCACAGTTTCCTGCTGTACTGTTGTGAGTGAGCAATCACTCCTGGTTTGCTGGAGTCAGATTAGCAGTTGTATCCTGTACAATAAGGTAACAAGTGCATTTAGAGGAACACAATCAGCTTACGCATATTCTATAGCACAAATAAAGTTATCTAAAAAATGGCACTGTACATTGTTGAATGCTCTCTCTAAGAGATTTTCCTCCCCCCGTCTCCGACTACGAGAGGTCTTCTTATTCGTTCATTTGCTGGTGGTTGTCAACCTGCTCGAGAGCTGCCTTATTTTTGCCATCAGCATCTCTCTGAAGTGGTCACccattaagaaataaaaaacaggaTTAATGACACTATTTAAAAACGCAATGGGTCTCGTGATGATGTAAATGATGTTGATGATTCTCTGCGTGCACATAGATACATTCAAGGCTGGTATTCGGGAAGCAAGTCTGACATTGCGCATTATGTGATAGGGAGTAAAAAGCAATGAGAAGATAACCACTGTGAGGATGACTAAAGTAAGAGGTTTTTCAAGCGTCAGGAGGGAGCTGAGTTGCTCACtcctgtttttaagaaaaagaaccaTCTTCACATAGAAGCAGCACATGATCATGAGAGGGATAAGGAACCCAAAGACCGTCAGAAACATGCTATAGATGAGGTTTTTCGCGGGGTCTCCAGAGCTTGCATAATCAAGACAACTGTAATCATTGTCAGGCGTTACAGGCTCCAGGAAATACACCAACGGCAGCAATTCCAGTATCACTCCGATCCATATAGCAAAAGACACGATAAGGgccattttcctcttctgtagaaAATGTTCTCTGAAAGGACATTTTATGAGCATGTATCGGTCAATACTGATAGTGGTGAGGAAAAGGATGCTGCCATACAGGTTTGCATGCAACAGGAACCTGTTGCTGTGGCACAAGATGCTCTCCACTGACGATTGATCTCTGGAGTAGCTGTTCACAAGTACTGGAAGAgtacaaagaaataataaatctGATAATGATAAATTAAACAGGTAGATGTTGCCACTTTTCcaatttttcagacagaaaatataGCCGAACATAACAATGGTGTTTCCAGTGAAGCCTAAGATGAACTCAAGGCTGTACGTGATGGAAAGATAATACTTTTCTAGGACTCTGCTCATCGGCAAACAGCCACCTGTCTCGTTCACAGCCTGGAAAGTcgaaagacaaaaaataaacaccaaaaatTAGTAAAAGATCATTGCATGACTATTTTTATATTGTTGCTGTAATAGGTGAATATGGCATGCTATTTCCTTACAGCTTTTATGATAAGTAGAGATTTGAACTCAAAGAATATCCCTTATGCACGCAAGATTTCTACCTTCAGCTATTGACCAGAGTTACAGAGCGAGGTGAAAACTTGTGTGAGCAAAAACCTGTGTGAGGAGTTTGAAGTAAGAGCATCACCTGAAGGCATCTGCCATAACGTGCCAGCTGCTGCTTGGCCAAACCCATGGCAGTACCAGAGGCCGGGAAAGTAAAACTCGCCTGTCACCACTTTGTCGCAGCCCTTGCTGGAAGTCATCTGCCTCCCTGTTACCCAACCCCTGTCCGGTGGTCTCCTCACTCATCACTAAAGCAGAAGTCCACTGTCAAGCTTGATAAAGGATGAACTCATTAGCAGCAATACGGCCACGCTCTGACAGCATTACTCGGAATTCATTAAGAAGTCAGGAGAGAATGTGTTTATTAAATTAATCAAACCATTCATCACGCACTTTGTACGGTTTTGCTGGTAACTCGGTACCAGAATTGCACAGAAAGCGCTGTGAGGATGAAGTGCATATCCTGTGCATCACGGCAGGCGTGCCGGAGGGCTTCTGAGCCATTCCTGCAGACACAGGGCATTTCTGCTCCTGGGGTTTTacaagtcttttctgttttctacaaAAAGCCCTTTCAAGAAGGGAAGGTTCAGTTACGACTGAGTCCTCGTTGATACGAAAGCAACTGTAGTCAAGGGGACAGCACAGTCAAGATCAGGATAAAACACCTTCAAAGCCAAATTCACAAACTCTAAGTTACTTTTGTTATTAACTTCCCATGAAGTGAGAACACTGTGTATGATTTATTCAATTACAGCTCATAACTTCTGCTAAGCCCACACCCTGTGTGTAATGGAGTGCCCCAAGCCCAGCCCCATGGAGCGGCCGGAGGAGGAGAAGCTCTTCCCTGCCAGGACAACGCTGAGCACCGTGCTGGCAAACGCGTGGCTGTTTGCAGCCGGGAgagctcctggcagggctgccagcaccgCTGCCACTCCTCCTGCACtgctatttcattttctctttggcTCCAGACAAAGAGCTTCTCCTTTCATCTTGGAAGTAAGTAGCACAATCAGTATTCCTTAAGGAGCAAAGCTTTCTAGGAAGCTGCACCAAGTGTGAGTTTGCCTGAGGACAAATTTTGCTGTCTTTCTAAAGGTTggttaaaaaaatgctttcatgcTACAGGGAAAGAAATGGAGTAGGCTCTCAAGCAGtcattcctctccctcctcaggCAAAGACACCCGCACCCACCTGCAGGGGAACTGCAAGATAAAGAAAGCTTTTAGTGAGAGCCTTTggttaaaatattaacaaaacaaTTAGAAAGCAGGGGAAAACAAAATGTTAGAAAAATGGGATATAGATTAAAACTGAAATCAAGCTAAGTCTAAGCTCTGAAAGAGCAGCAATGTGACTGCCACAAAACCTGCTAAAGACAACCTCCGCAAACCATGTAattgttttaagtattttcaaagtTGTTCTGGTGTCTAGAATTTGTTAATAGGTCTCTGCTCTCAAagcactgtattttattttaaaggtaggTCATGAGACAGAATAAAGTACAGCATATACATCCAGCATATATCCAGCATAAAGTTACATCCAGCAAATATCTACACTTACACTGTGTACTGCAGGGGACAAAATATAGCCATGAATGCTCACTTTGGTCAGAATGACCTCACATGCAGCACCTAGCCTAACCCTGGCTGGTCAGGCTCTTGAGAAGAAATTCAACACTTCAGTGAGATTTTAATTCTAGAAAACACTGCACTAACATTAGcactttaaatacaaataataactttaaaattactATATTGACAGTTAATTGATTTAGGTAGTTGTTAGAAAAAGGCTGATTAAtcaattttaaagaaagcagtcAGGGTAAAACAATTAAAGGGTTAATTCAGAAATGGTCTCGCTAGAGGAATAACAGAGTCTTCTCGAGAAGCCGCAGTCTGACAGCCGGCTCTCGGGGCACAAGGACGCCTTACCATTCCCAGGGCTGGATACTGCCTCTCCATCAGCACTCCTGGACCATGCCTTGGCAAGAATTTTGC
It contains:
- the SUCNR1 gene encoding succinate receptor 1 isoform X2; its protein translation is MSRVLEKYYLSITYSLEFILGFTGNTIVMFGYIFCLKNWKSGNIYLFNLSLSDLLFLCTLPVLVNSYSRDQSSVESILCHSNRFLLHANLYGSILFLTTISIDRYMLIKCPFREHFLQKRKMALIVSFAIWIGVILELLPLVYFLEPVTPDNDYSCLDYASSGDPAKNLIYSMFLTVFGFLIPLMIMCCFYVKMVLFLKNRSEQLSSLLTLEKPLTLVILTVVIFSLLFTPYHIMRNVRLASRIPALNVSMCTQRIINIIYIITRPIAFLNSVINPVFYFLMGDHFREMLMAKIRQLSSRLTTTSK
- the SUCNR1 gene encoding succinate receptor 1 isoform X1 yields the protein MERQYPALGMAVNETGGCLPMSRVLEKYYLSITYSLEFILGFTGNTIVMFGYIFCLKNWKSGNIYLFNLSLSDLLFLCTLPVLVNSYSRDQSSVESILCHSNRFLLHANLYGSILFLTTISIDRYMLIKCPFREHFLQKRKMALIVSFAIWIGVILELLPLVYFLEPVTPDNDYSCLDYASSGDPAKNLIYSMFLTVFGFLIPLMIMCCFYVKMVLFLKNRSEQLSSLLTLEKPLTLVILTVVIFSLLFTPYHIMRNVRLASRIPALNVSMCTQRIINIIYIITRPIAFLNSVINPVFYFLMGDHFREMLMAKIRQLSSRLTTTSK